In Chaetodon trifascialis isolate fChaTrf1 chromosome 23, fChaTrf1.hap1, whole genome shotgun sequence, the following proteins share a genomic window:
- the ino80b gene encoding INO80 complex subunit B, with the protein MGKRKDMIHPRFLGEGSSSLHSVHKRKHKKHKKHKRKHHSFPEAPEPEPIMVPRPPPQLRLKIKLGGQTLGTKSVPTFTVHPGVARPPSPLMIIHNDVDDDDDDDEDDDDDDDDEPSVPLEQYRAWLDEDSNLATSPLPDMDSDSMLGGPVDEEERWLDALEKGELDDNGELKKEIDESLLTARQKALLHKQQSQPLLELPMGYKEKEMTAEMMQKREERARKRRLQAAKKAEENKNQTIERLTKTSKAKNKSTKERKSKQSQCPMIRYSDSAQGMVISFPAGVTAPAPAPPRPPPAALVNCGVSGCTNQKKYSCSKTGVPLCSLQCYQRNLLLVQSAA; encoded by the exons ATGGGGAAAAGGAAAGACATGATTCATCCCAGGTTTCTCG GTGAGGGCAGCTCTAGCCTGCACAGCGTCCACAAGcggaaacacaaaaaacacaagaagcaCAAGAGGAAGCACCACAGCTTCCCAGAGGCCCCGGAGCCCGAGCCCATCATGGTTCCTCGGCCCCCTCCGCAGCTCCGCCTCAAGATCAAACTGGGAGGACAGACGCTGGGGACCAAGAG CGTTCCCACCTTCACTGTGCATCCCGGTGTGGCtcgtcctccctctcctctgatgATTATTCACAATGATgtcgatgatgatgacgatgatgatgaagatgatgacgatgacgacgatgacgaGCCCTCTGTCCCTCTGGAGCAGTATCGGGCCTGGCTTG ATGAAGACAGCAACCTGGCTACGTCCCCTCTCCCAGACATGGACTCAGACTCCATGCTGGGCGGACctgtggatgaggaggagaggtggctGGACGCTCTGGAGAAGGGAGAGCTCGACGACAACGGAGAGCTGAAGAAGGAGATTGACGAGTCTCTGCTCACAGCCAGACAG aaaGCTCTGCTACACAAGCAGCAGAGCCAGCCTCTCCTGGAGCTCCCCATGGGCTACAAGGAGAAGGAGATGACTGCAGAGATGATGCAGAAGCGGGAGGAACGAGCCCGAAAGAGACGCCTGCAGGCTGCCAAGAAGGCGGAGGAGAACAAGAACCAGACAATAGAGAGACTGACGAAAACCAGCAAGGCCAAGAACAAAAGCACGAAAGagaggaagtccaagcagagtcAGTGTCCCATGATCCGCTACAGCGACTCCGCCCAGGGCATGGTCATCTCCTTCCCCGCAGGGGTCACCGCTCCGGCTCCAGCACCTCCCCGCCCTCCGCCAGCAGCCCTGGTGAACTGCGGGGTCAGTGGCTGCACCAACCAGAAGAAGTACTCCTGCTCAAAGACCGGAgttcctctctgcagcctccagtgTTACCAGAGGAACCTGCTGCTTGTTCAGAGCGCAGCGTGA